In the Pygocentrus nattereri isolate fPygNat1 chromosome 19, fPygNat1.pri, whole genome shotgun sequence genome, one interval contains:
- the LOC108411881 gene encoding teashirt homolog 1: MPRRKQQEPRRAAAYVPEVVIKAAAFDEETLQDDGLSLDSQDAEYMCNEEEEDGVKGPLTPQDSPFSNGTNPDAGYASPFSDASDRIADYKSTFSKEEQGELPSHMTNGNSLQDSLAQMKAVYANLISDASWSSFTMDIMETKPVYTSSATKHTANTTRTNANDMTNENNHHGRKTAAASKLNGTVGTNSNISTAAMIHSTGSNSSGNTNNGGSVTYDWHQAALAKTLQQTPYHLLPEPSLFSTVQLYRQNNKLYGSVFTGASKFRCKDCSAAYDTLVGLTVHMNKTGHYRDDNKDKEEDGGKCWSKPRKRSLMEMEGKEDAQKVLKCMYCGHSFESLQDLSVHMIKTKHYQKVPLKEPVPVLATKLVPAAKKRSLQDPLLSPCSPDSLTGFSGVALAAEAGKDAKGTANPYVTPNNRYGYQNGASYTWQFEARKSQILKCMECGSSHDTLQQLTAHMMVTGHFLKVTNTASKKGKQLVFDPVMEDKIQSIPLPPTTTRLPVPSIKSQSVSPVLSAGSEDKKKTKETKMEVGEVVEKKIEEEEEPTDKADVDSYKYLREEDLEETPKGGMDILKSLENTVSSAISKAQTGTPTWGGYPSIHAAYQLQGSAKSSLLPPTVHSVPMQPVFNSALLSLVTDPGAVIHSPHSPSSPSYLRNNVSAMEELVEKVTGKVSVKKEKEEQMVSAGKPSPAYAPRSQSPVQLDTVKAGETVKKDKDVVCKLEPKEMLIEQQHYTKNGLESSKSPITNGFGLGIITDHSLESPFISPLSTLQSVMKAHLSKASKPVNPSSDPLSMLYKISNKLMDKPAYYSTSVKQSESLNTHFYEDIDQPIDLRKSKSRSIDITNSDIHNYTNSRPVQTNKINGTRTLHLGSSFSDPVSSLRENALMDISDMVKNLTDHLIPKSSTPSSMSEKSDADSSVFEDILEDLSSSQKRKGRQSNWNPQHLLILQAQFASSLKETPEGHYAMTDLGTQERVHICKFTGLSMNTISHWLANVKYQLRRTGGTKFLKNMDSSQPVFLCVDCACQFRTPSSYISHLESHLGFSLKDLSNLSVHHLQEQQAVTKVIMDKRPYGSPIVNLTACDEDSSPGSIYQCRLCSRTFVSKHAIKLHLSKTHGKSPEDHLVFVTTLEKLGKEEP, from the coding sequence CCTATGTGCCAGAGGTTGTGATTAAGGCAGCTGCCTTTGACGAAGAAACTCTTCAAGATGATGGGCTCTCATTGGACAGCCAAGATGCAGAGTACATGTGtaatgaggaagaggaggatggCGTAAAAGGTCCCCTGACCCCACAGGACTCCCCCTTCAGCAATGGCACCAACCCAGATGCTGGCTATGCTTCCCCATTTAGTGATGCTAGTGATCGGATTGCTGATTATAAGAGCACTTTTTCAAAAGAAGAACAGGGAGAGCTGCCTAGCCACATGACCAATGGAAACAGCCTGCAGGACAGCTTGGCACAGATGAAAGCAGTCTATGCAAATCTGATTTCTGATGCCTCCTGGTCCAGCTTTACCATGGATATCATGGAAACTAAGCCAGTGTACACCAGCAGTGCCACTAAACACACAGCTAACACCACACGTACCAACGCCAATGACATGACCAATGAGAATAACCACCACGGCCGAAAAACTGCTGCAGCAAGTAAACTTAATGGAACTGTTGGCACTAATTCAAATATCAGCACTGCTGCCATGATCCACAGCACTGGCAGTAATAGCAGCGGTAATACCAATAATGGTGGCAGTGTGACTTATGATTGGCATCAAGCAGCATTAGCCAAAACACTCCAACAAACCCCTTACCACTTACTCCCAGAACCTAGTCTATTTAGCACAGTCCAGCTCTACAGGCAAAACAACAAACTCTATGGCTCTGTTTTTACTGGTGCTAGCAAGTTTAGATGCAAAGATTGCAGCGCAGCATATGACACACTTGTTGGACTTACCGTTCACATGAACAAGACTGGCCATTACCGTGATGATAACAAAGACAAGGAGGAGGATGGTGGCAAATGCTGGTCAAAGCCCCGCAAACGTTCCTTGATGGAGATGGAGGGCAAAGAGGATGCCCAGAAAGTGCTAAAGTGCATGTACTGTGGCCACTCCTTTGAATCTTTACAAGACTTGAGCGTCCACATGATCAAGACAAAGCATTACCAGAAAGTGCCTCTCAAAGAGCCAGTGCCAGTCCTGGCCACCAAGCTGGTGCCAGCAGCCAAAAAACGATCTCTTCAGGACCCTCTACTTTCCCCGTGCTCCCCAGACTCACTCACAGGTTTCAGTGGAGTTGCATTAGCAGCAGAGGCTGGAAAAGATGCAAAGGGAACTGCAAACCCTTATGTAACCCCCAACAATCGCTATGGATATCAAAATGGGGCTAGCTACACATGGCAGTTTGAAGCACGCAAGTCGCAGATTCTGAAGTGCATGGAGTGTGGTAGCTCTCATGATACTCTGCAGCAGCTGACTGCACACATGATGGTCACTGGGCACTTCCTTAAGGTCACAAACACTGCCTCAAAGAAAGGAAAGCAGCTGGTGTTTGATCCAGTAATGGAGGACAAGATTCAGTCAATTCCATTACCACCCACTACTACCAGGCTACCTGTCCCAAGCATTAAGTCTCAGTCTGTGTCTCCTGTGCTGTCTGCTGGCTCAGAGgacaagaagaaaacaaaggagacAAAGATGGAGGTTGGTGAAGTTGTGGAGAAAAAGAtcgaggaggaggaagaacctACTGACAAGGCAGATGTTGACTCATATAAGTACCTAAGAGAAGAAGACCTTGAGGAGACCCCCAAAGGGGGAATGGACATCCTCAAATCTCTGGAGAACACAGTGTCTAGTGCCATCAGCAAAGCACAGACAGGTACACCTACCTGGGGAGGATACCCCAGTATCCATGCAGCTTATCAACTCCAGGGATCTGCCAAGTCATCTTTACTTCCTCCAACAGTTCATAGTGTACCAATGCAGCCAGTCTTCAACAGTGCTCTCCTGTCCCTTGTTACTGACCCTGGGGCAGTTATCCACTCTCCTCATAGCCCCTCATCACCCTCATACCTTAGGAACAATGTATCTGCAATGGAGGAGCTGGTGGAGAAGGTCACAGGAAAGGTCTCagtaaagaaagagaaggaggaacAGATGGTGAGTGCAGGAAAACCAAGCCCTGCCTACGCACCCAGATCACAGTCACCAGTACAATTGGATACTGTAAAAGCTGGAGAAACagtaaagaaagataaagatgttgtatgtaaattgGAGCCTAAAGAAATGTTAATAGAACAGCAACATTATACAAAAAATGGCCTAGAATCAAGCAAGTCACCCATTACTAATGGCTTTGGTTTGGGGATCATTACTGATCATTCACTCGAGAGTCCTTTTATCAGCCCTCTTAGTACGCTGCAGTCAGTGATGAAGGCCCACCTCAGCAAAGCCTCCAAACCAGTCAACCCCTCCTCTGATCCTCTTTCAATGTTATACAAGATCAGCAATAAGCTGATGGACAAGCCTGCCTACTATTCCACTTCTGTTAAGCAAAGTGAGTCTCTCAACACACATTTCTATGAGGACATTGACCAGCCCATAGATTTGAGGAAATCCAAAAGCAGGAGTATTGATATTACCAACAGTGACATCCATAACTATACCAATAGTCGTCCAGTACAGACAAACAAAATTAATGGAACTAGGACTCTTCACCTGGGCTCATCTTTCTCAGATCCTGTATCTTCCCTCCGAGAGAATGCCCTGATGGACATCTCTGATATGGTGAAGAATCTTACTGACCACCTAATTCCCAAATCCTCCACTCCATCATCCATGTCTGAGAAGTCTGATGCAGACAGCAGTGTGTTTGAAGATATACTGGAAGACCTTTCCTCTTCACAGAAGCGGAAAGGCCGTCAGTCTAACTGGAACCCTCAGCACCTGCTTATTCTCCAGGCCCAGTTTGCCTCAAGCTTGAAGGAGACTCCAGAGGGCCACTATGCCATGACAGACCTTGGAACTCAGGAGCGTGTGCACATATGCAAGTTTACTGGCCTCTCAATGAACACTATCTCCCACTGGCTTGCCAATGTGAAGTACCAGCTGAGGAGAACTGGTGGGACCAAATTTCTGAAGAACATGGACTCCAGCCagcctgtgtttctgtgtgtagaCTGTGCCTGCCAGTTCAGGACTCCTTCATCTTATATTAGCCATCTGGAGTCTCACCTAGGCTTCAGCCTCAAGGACCTGTCCAATCTCTCTGTGCACCACCTCCAGGAGCAGCAGGCTGTCACCAAGGTAATCATGGACAAAAGGCCATATGGCAGCCCCATAGTGAACTTAACGGCATGCGATGAAGACTCTAGCCCTGGCTCAATATACCAGTGCAGACTTTGCAGTCGGACGTTTGTCAGCAAGCATGCAATCAAACTACATTTGAGCAAGACTCATGGAAAGTCACCAGAAGACCACCTGGTGTTTGTCACAACTTTGGAAAAGCTTGGAAAAGAGGAACCATGA